A single genomic interval of Arthrobacter sp. NicSoilB8 harbors:
- a CDS encoding ABC transporter permease yields MSVLTGSFNTGDHSVTDAARQRRFGPIYSRNVRAVVARGLMATKSSNWMVMVSGFFEPVLYLISMGVGLGAIVGSVQGPGGQEISYAAYIAPALLAVSAMNGAVYDSTWNVFFKMNFAKLYQGMLYTSLGPLDVAMGEIFLALLRGAMYATGFTAVMGVMGLITTPWAILMIPASVLIAFGFASFGMGITSFMKTFQQMDWINFVMLPMFLFSATFYPLTVYPQYIQWFIQAMPLWHGVELLRQISVGVFTPATAVHIGYYLVMIALGVLLTTGRLRRLFLK; encoded by the coding sequence ATGAGCGTTCTCACCGGAAGCTTCAACACCGGCGACCACAGCGTCACGGACGCCGCACGGCAACGGCGCTTCGGGCCCATCTACTCCCGCAACGTCCGCGCCGTCGTCGCCCGCGGGCTCATGGCCACCAAGAGCAGCAACTGGATGGTCATGGTCTCCGGGTTCTTCGAGCCCGTGCTGTACCTGATCTCCATGGGCGTGGGGCTGGGCGCGATCGTGGGCTCCGTCCAGGGACCGGGCGGACAGGAAATCAGCTACGCCGCGTACATCGCGCCGGCGCTGCTGGCGGTGTCCGCCATGAACGGCGCCGTCTATGACTCCACCTGGAATGTCTTCTTCAAGATGAACTTCGCCAAGCTGTACCAGGGCATGCTCTACACCTCGCTGGGGCCGCTGGATGTCGCCATGGGCGAAATCTTCCTGGCCCTGCTGCGCGGGGCCATGTACGCCACCGGCTTCACCGCCGTCATGGGCGTGATGGGCCTGATCACCACGCCCTGGGCCATCCTGATGATCCCGGCCTCGGTGCTCATCGCCTTCGGGTTCGCGAGCTTCGGCATGGGGATCACGAGCTTCATGAAGACGTTCCAGCAGATGGACTGGATCAACTTCGTGATGCTGCCGATGTTCCTTTTCAGCGCCACGTTCTACCCGCTGACCGTCTACCCGCAGTACATCCAGTGGTTCATCCAGGCCATGCCGCTGTGGCACGGCGTGGAACTGCTGCGCCAAATCAGCGTCGGCGTATTCACCCCGGCCACCGCGGTGCACATCGGCTACTACCTCGTCATGATTGCCCTCGGCGTCCTGCTCACCACGGGCCGCCTGCGCCGGCTCTTCCTCAAGTAG